The Brachybacterium huguangmaarense genome contains a region encoding:
- a CDS encoding potassium transporter Kup translates to MAQNLRPPSPSDEAGNPHTEPAATGTQDAEPAPAGHSPAPDGTAITESSTAPPPSGSTAAPEPAAETHSHTPVLGPDGRPRARRPLMALMIGAIGVVFGDIGTSPLYALQTVFSVHHNAVSPSEEDVLGIISMVTWCLMLIVSFTYVGVILRADNQGEGGILSLAALVRRKLGLRSRQAAIGMILAIIGASLFYGDSLITPAISVLSAFEGLEVANPSLAAYVVPAAVTVLALLFLVQRWGTGVIGRAFGPIMVLWFVVIGVLGLPRILENPSILRAVSPTYAFAFALDRPVVAFIAMGAVVLAVTGAEALYADMGHFGRRPIAFAWFCLILPALLINYYGQGAMILRDASTVDNPFFHLAPPWARIPLVVLATCATVIASQAVISGAFSVSRQATRSSILPRLRVMQTSREVGGQIYVPVVNAILFVGVLALVLTFRSSERLASAYGLSVTGTLMLELSLFLLLAYRVWKWALWRVVLMAVVVGGLELSLFGANVVKVASGGWLPLVIAAIALTVMLTWKRGSKIMFGRRAEMEGPIEDFVAEVKRLGVPRVPGLAVYPHGDVRTTPLALRSNVEFNHVLHEHVVIVTIKNIGVPHVRHDARISVSDLGDEDDGIVHVLCRVGFNDSQDVPKALRLAAGKCRELDIDPEEATYMLSVFRIEPGDDRCMPHWQKSLFRFLEKFSANRTQVLHLPPTRTIVMGAEAEL, encoded by the coding sequence GTGGCACAGAACCTGCGCCCGCCCTCGCCGTCCGACGAGGCGGGCAACCCCCACACCGAGCCCGCCGCGACGGGTACCCAGGACGCGGAACCCGCCCCGGCGGGGCACTCCCCCGCACCCGACGGCACCGCGATCACCGAGAGCTCCACGGCACCGCCTCCGAGCGGCTCGACCGCCGCCCCCGAACCGGCCGCCGAGACGCACTCCCACACCCCTGTGCTCGGGCCCGACGGGCGCCCCCGCGCGCGCCGCCCGCTCATGGCGCTCATGATCGGCGCGATCGGCGTGGTCTTCGGCGACATCGGCACGAGCCCGCTGTACGCGCTGCAGACGGTGTTCAGCGTGCACCACAACGCGGTCAGCCCCTCGGAGGAGGACGTGCTGGGCATCATCTCGATGGTCACGTGGTGCCTCATGCTGATCGTGTCGTTCACCTACGTGGGCGTCATCCTGCGGGCCGACAACCAGGGCGAGGGCGGGATCCTCTCCCTCGCCGCCCTCGTGCGCCGCAAGCTCGGGCTCCGCTCGCGCCAGGCCGCGATCGGCATGATCCTCGCGATCATCGGCGCCTCCCTCTTCTACGGCGACTCGCTCATCACCCCCGCCATCTCGGTGCTCAGCGCCTTCGAGGGCCTCGAGGTCGCCAATCCATCGCTCGCCGCCTACGTCGTGCCGGCCGCCGTGACGGTCCTCGCCCTGCTGTTCCTGGTCCAGCGCTGGGGCACCGGCGTCATCGGTCGCGCGTTCGGCCCGATCATGGTGCTCTGGTTCGTCGTGATCGGCGTGCTCGGGCTGCCGCGGATCCTCGAGAACCCGTCGATCCTGCGCGCCGTCTCGCCGACCTACGCGTTCGCGTTCGCCCTCGACCGTCCCGTCGTCGCGTTCATCGCGATGGGCGCCGTGGTCCTCGCGGTCACAGGCGCCGAGGCCCTGTACGCCGACATGGGCCACTTCGGACGTCGTCCGATCGCGTTCGCGTGGTTCTGCCTGATCCTCCCGGCCCTTCTGATCAACTACTACGGCCAGGGCGCGATGATCCTGCGGGACGCCTCGACGGTCGACAACCCGTTCTTCCACCTCGCGCCCCCGTGGGCGCGCATCCCCCTCGTGGTGCTCGCGACGTGCGCGACCGTGATCGCCTCCCAGGCGGTCATCTCGGGCGCGTTCTCGGTGTCCCGCCAGGCCACGCGCTCCTCGATCCTCCCGCGGCTGCGCGTGATGCAGACGTCGCGCGAGGTGGGCGGCCAGATCTACGTGCCCGTCGTCAACGCGATCCTGTTCGTGGGCGTGCTCGCCCTGGTCCTGACGTTCCGGTCCTCCGAGCGGCTGGCCTCGGCCTACGGCCTGTCGGTGACGGGCACGCTCATGCTCGAGCTGTCCCTGTTCCTGCTGCTCGCCTACCGGGTGTGGAAGTGGGCGCTGTGGCGGGTGGTCCTGATGGCCGTCGTCGTGGGCGGCCTCGAGCTGTCCCTCTTCGGCGCCAATGTCGTCAAGGTCGCCTCGGGCGGCTGGCTCCCGCTCGTGATCGCGGCGATCGCGCTGACCGTCATGCTCACCTGGAAGCGCGGCTCGAAGATCATGTTCGGGCGACGGGCCGAGATGGAGGGGCCGATCGAGGACTTCGTCGCGGAGGTCAAGCGGCTCGGCGTGCCCCGTGTGCCCGGTCTGGCCGTCTACCCGCACGGCGACGTGCGGACCACGCCGCTGGCCCTGCGCAGCAATGTCGAGTTCAACCACGTCCTGCACGAGCACGTCGTGATCGTGACCATCAAGAACATCGGGGTGCCCCATGTGCGCCACGATGCGCGCATCTCGGTGTCCGACCTCGGGGACGAGGACGACGGGATCGTGCACGTGCTGTGCCGCGTCGGCTTCAACGACTCCCAGGACGTGCCCAAGGCGCTGCGGCTCGCGGCCGGCAAGTGCCGCGAGCTCGACATCGACCCCGAGGAGGCCACCTACATGCTCTCGGTGTTCAGGATCGAGCCCGGGGACGACCGCTGCATGCCGCACTGGCAGAAGAGCCTGTTCCGCTTCCTCGAGAAGTTCTCGGCCAACCGCACCCAGGTGCTGCACCTGCCGCCCACCCGGACGATCGTGATGGGGGCCGAGGCCGAGCTCTGA
- a CDS encoding aldehyde dehydrogenase family protein codes for MSDARNGSLDGRTDADPLPTISVVDPRDGTPVGTLPCAAPAQVRAAITAALSSARTWSRTEPERRGALLHEAADAVEQHAEELAELTTRETGKLADDALGGVRAGVGTLRQYAELGPVHRGHSLRGGVLAADWTVPEPRGLVVALTPWNDPIAVAAGLLGAALVTGNTVIHKPSERCPHVGRRLGEVLAGVLPEGVLTTLVGGPDVGRALSSSPDVDVIAHVGSSATGHAIARAAAETGAHVVRENGGNDPLVIDDDVDPTWAAAQAALGAFANAGQICTSVERIYVHQAIAAPFLTALTEEAARRDRDGALAPLVDRRLRRAVHEQVTQALEAGAVALTGAVVPEGPGAAYPATVLRDCTAEMTVMREETFGPVAPVQIVESFAEGLRRAGEGRYGLAATVLTGRLAHTQQALADLSVGTLKVNNVFGGAPGGSAQPRGDSGDGFGYGPELLDEMTRVKVVHVEMPAG; via the coding sequence ATGAGCGACGCCCGCAACGGATCCCTCGACGGCCGCACCGACGCCGATCCCCTCCCCACCATCTCCGTGGTCGATCCCCGCGACGGCACGCCGGTGGGGACGCTCCCCTGCGCCGCTCCGGCACAGGTCCGCGCCGCGATCACCGCCGCCCTGAGCTCCGCTCGCACCTGGTCGCGCACCGAGCCCGAGCGACGCGGAGCGCTGCTGCACGAGGCGGCCGACGCCGTCGAGCAGCACGCGGAGGAGCTCGCCGAGCTGACGACCCGGGAGACGGGCAAGCTCGCCGACGACGCCCTCGGCGGCGTGCGCGCAGGCGTGGGCACGCTGCGCCAGTATGCCGAGCTGGGGCCCGTGCATCGCGGGCACAGTCTGCGGGGAGGCGTGCTCGCCGCCGACTGGACCGTTCCCGAGCCGCGGGGCCTGGTCGTGGCCTTGACCCCGTGGAACGATCCGATCGCGGTCGCCGCCGGCCTCCTCGGAGCCGCTCTGGTCACCGGCAACACGGTCATCCACAAGCCCAGCGAGCGCTGCCCGCATGTGGGACGACGCCTCGGCGAGGTGCTCGCCGGCGTCCTGCCCGAGGGCGTCCTGACCACGCTCGTCGGCGGCCCCGACGTGGGACGTGCGCTCAGCTCGTCCCCGGACGTCGACGTCATCGCCCACGTCGGCTCGAGCGCCACCGGACACGCCATCGCCCGAGCCGCCGCCGAAACCGGAGCGCATGTCGTCCGCGAGAACGGCGGCAACGATCCCCTGGTCATCGACGACGACGTCGACCCGACGTGGGCGGCCGCGCAGGCCGCGCTCGGCGCCTTCGCCAACGCCGGACAGATCTGCACCTCCGTCGAACGCATCTACGTCCATCAAGCCATCGCCGCACCGTTCCTCACGGCTCTCACCGAGGAGGCGGCGCGCCGGGACCGGGACGGCGCCCTGGCGCCCCTCGTCGACCGCCGGCTGCGGCGGGCGGTCCACGAGCAGGTCACGCAGGCCCTCGAGGCGGGCGCGGTCGCGCTCACGGGAGCGGTCGTCCCCGAGGGACCCGGAGCGGCCTATCCGGCCACCGTGCTGCGGGACTGCACCGCGGAGATGACCGTCATGCGCGAGGAGACCTTCGGGCCCGTCGCGCCGGTGCAGATCGTCGAGAGCTTCGCCGAGGGACTGCGCCGCGCCGGCGAGGGACGGTACGGCCTCGCGGCGACGGTCCTGACGGGCCGTCTCGCGCACACGCAGCAGGCGCTCGCGGACCTCTCGGTCGGCACGCTCAAGGTCAACAACGTCTTCGGCGGAGCCCCGGGAGGCTCCGCGCAGCCCCGGGGCGACAGCGGCGACGGCTTCGGGTACGGCCCCGAGCTGCTGGATGAGATGACACGCGTCAAGGTCGTGCACGTGGAGATGCCGGCCGGCTGA
- a CDS encoding SDR family oxidoreductase, producing MPMTSPGRVLVTGGASGLGAAVVAAVRAGGGTPIVVDRDIADVQDAAAYQADVADADVVADTVARAIADAGGLDAVVTAAGIDRPGALEDVSWAEWERVVLVNLMGTVSTVRSALPALRASRGRVVTVASTLALKGASDATAYCASKFGVLGFTQALAAELKGEVGVTQLIPGGMRTRFFDDRTEQYRPADDASLNDPAHVADAVLFALTQPAGCEVRELFIAHADEPSWP from the coding sequence ATGCCCATGACCAGCCCTGGACGCGTGCTCGTGACCGGAGGGGCCTCCGGCCTCGGTGCCGCGGTCGTCGCCGCGGTCCGTGCCGGCGGCGGCACCCCGATCGTCGTGGACCGCGACATCGCCGACGTGCAGGATGCCGCCGCCTACCAGGCGGACGTCGCGGACGCCGATGTCGTCGCCGACACCGTGGCACGCGCGATCGCTGACGCCGGAGGACTCGATGCCGTCGTCACGGCGGCGGGGATCGACCGCCCCGGAGCGCTCGAGGACGTCTCCTGGGCCGAGTGGGAACGGGTGGTGCTGGTCAACCTGATGGGCACGGTCTCGACCGTCCGGTCCGCCCTGCCGGCGCTCCGGGCCTCGCGCGGACGCGTCGTCACGGTCGCCTCGACGCTCGCGCTCAAGGGGGCCTCCGACGCGACCGCGTACTGCGCCTCCAAGTTCGGGGTGCTGGGGTTCACCCAGGCCCTCGCCGCCGAGCTCAAGGGCGAGGTCGGGGTCACCCAGCTGATCCCCGGGGGGATGCGGACGCGCTTCTTCGACGACCGCACCGAGCAGTACCGTCCGGCGGACGATGCGAGCCTGAACGATCCCGCCCATGTGGCCGACGCGGTCCTGTTCGCGCTCACGCAGCCTGCGGGATGCGAGGTGCGCGAGCTCTTCATCGCGCATGCCGACGAGCCCTCCTGGCCGTGA
- a CDS encoding glycosyltransferase family 2 protein — protein sequence MEETSTDPAAQVTVVVATRDRREELVRHLGRHTAPVIVVDNGSTDGSVAAVRAAHPQVRVLALGRNLGAAARTIGVQLADTPYVAFADDDSWWEPGALEHAVSIFSARPRLAVIAGAILVGPEERPDPLNAVLASSPLGTPPDGPGPALLGFVACGAIVRRSAFLAVGGFDDVVRFPGEEERVALDLFDAGWQLCHVPAVRAHHHPSPRRDAPDARRAALTRSAVLTAIMRRPGSVVAAQTVAAVRAGAPGRRGLFRALPDVPAALRRRRGVSPSTEAVLAALASGGEGD from the coding sequence ATGGAGGAGACCAGCACGGACCCGGCCGCGCAGGTCACCGTGGTCGTCGCCACGCGGGACCGGCGCGAGGAGCTCGTCCGCCATCTCGGTCGGCACACCGCGCCGGTGATCGTCGTCGACAACGGCTCGACCGACGGCTCGGTCGCCGCCGTGCGCGCGGCGCACCCGCAGGTGCGCGTGCTCGCGCTGGGCCGCAATCTCGGGGCGGCGGCGCGCACGATCGGCGTCCAGCTCGCCGACACGCCGTATGTGGCCTTCGCCGACGACGACTCCTGGTGGGAGCCGGGTGCCCTCGAGCACGCCGTCTCGATCTTCTCGGCACGTCCGCGGCTCGCGGTGATCGCCGGCGCGATCCTGGTGGGCCCCGAGGAGCGGCCCGATCCGCTCAACGCGGTCCTGGCCTCCTCGCCGCTGGGCACGCCGCCCGACGGCCCCGGCCCCGCCCTGCTGGGCTTCGTCGCCTGCGGGGCGATCGTCCGGCGCAGCGCCTTCCTCGCGGTGGGAGGGTTCGACGACGTGGTGCGCTTCCCGGGGGAGGAGGAGCGCGTGGCGCTCGACCTGTTCGACGCCGGGTGGCAGCTGTGCCACGTGCCGGCGGTGCGGGCGCACCACCACCCCTCGCCGCGGCGGGACGCCCCGGACGCCCGCCGGGCCGCCCTGACCCGCAGCGCCGTGCTGACGGCGATCATGCGCCGGCCCGGAAGCGTGGTCGCGGCGCAGACCGTCGCCGCGGTGCGAGCCGGCGCACCGGGGCGCCGAGGACTGTTCCGAGCGCTTCCGGACGTGCCCGCCGCCCTCCGGCGACGTCGAGGCGTGTCGCCGTCGACCGAGGCCGTGCTCGCTGCCCTGGCGTCCGGCGGCGAGGGGGACTAG
- a CDS encoding UDP-glucuronic acid decarboxylase family protein produces MTSPDLPTTRRPDALPATPAEERSSTRPHLSDGAPFRRAVVTGGAGFLGSHLCSELRRRGTEVLCVDNFLTGTPRNVAHLLGDPGFRLVQCDITDYMHVPDEVDLVLHFASPASPVDYLKLPIHTLKVGALGTLHALGLAKEKGARFLLASTSEVYGDPQVHPQPEDYWGHVNPVGPRGVYDEAKRFAEALTVAYRSENDVDTAIVRIFNTFGPRMRPFDGRAIPTFIRQALAGEPLTVAGDGSQTRSVCYVDDLVRGVLALAASGHSGPMNIGNPHEQSVLQIAHDVIAATGSSSSVEHVARPVDDPTVRRPDTTLATQVLGWEPSISWRTGLDRTVAWFREELSDDASRVA; encoded by the coding sequence ATGACATCGCCCGACCTCCCGACCACCCGACGCCCGGACGCCCTCCCTGCGACCCCTGCGGAGGAACGCTCGAGCACGCGTCCTCATCTCTCCGACGGCGCGCCCTTCCGGCGAGCGGTCGTCACCGGCGGGGCGGGCTTCCTCGGCAGCCATCTGTGCAGCGAGCTGCGGCGACGCGGCACCGAGGTGCTGTGCGTCGACAACTTCCTCACCGGCACCCCCCGCAACGTCGCCCATCTTCTCGGCGACCCCGGCTTCCGCCTCGTGCAGTGCGACATCACCGACTACATGCACGTTCCCGACGAGGTCGACCTGGTGCTGCATTTCGCGTCCCCCGCATCGCCGGTCGACTACCTGAAGCTGCCGATCCACACCCTCAAGGTGGGGGCGCTGGGCACCCTGCACGCCCTCGGGCTCGCCAAGGAGAAGGGCGCGCGCTTCCTCCTGGCCTCCACCTCCGAGGTGTACGGCGATCCGCAGGTGCACCCCCAGCCGGAGGACTACTGGGGCCACGTGAACCCGGTCGGTCCGCGCGGCGTCTACGACGAGGCCAAGCGCTTCGCCGAGGCCCTCACGGTGGCCTACCGGTCCGAGAACGACGTCGACACGGCGATCGTGCGCATCTTCAACACCTTCGGTCCCCGGATGCGGCCCTTCGACGGCCGCGCGATCCCGACGTTCATCCGGCAGGCGCTCGCGGGCGAGCCCCTCACGGTCGCCGGCGACGGGTCGCAGACCCGCAGCGTGTGCTACGTCGACGACCTCGTGCGGGGCGTCCTCGCCCTGGCCGCGAGCGGACACAGCGGCCCCATGAACATCGGCAACCCGCACGAGCAGAGCGTCCTGCAGATCGCCCACGACGTGATCGCCGCGACCGGGTCCTCCTCGAGCGTGGAGCACGTGGCCCGGCCCGTGGACGACCCCACCGTCCGACGCCCGGACACGACGCTCGCCACCCAGGTGCTGGGCTGGGAGCCCTCCATCTCCTGGCGCACCGGGCTCGACCGCACGGTCGCGTGGTTCCGCGAGGAGCTGTCCGACGACGCCTCGCGGGTCGCCTGA
- a CDS encoding PfkB family carbohydrate kinase has product MSTLRIVVVGDALLDRDIDGSSTRLAPDAPVPVVDVATTRSSPGGAGLAALLCAETPADQDAEAPAVEVTLLAPLADDEAGRELVATLGPVRIARLGHRGATRTKTRVRSGGHGLARLDEGGPGTPVDVDAEHVARVLAAADAVLVSDYGGGITHDPAVRAALTDHALAGGIVVWDPHPRGAPPVPGCALVTPNRAEAEALCGPVTEESAVSGQELAARLREQWDAHAVVVTAGGDGAHLATADASVHVPARAVHDGDPCGAGDRFASTAALALAAHLAPPVAVERAVAASGQWVAAGGAAAFRARAAERPAAHGLGTDLPIDVRTVVEDVRRRGGRLVATGGCFDVLHAGHVRCLEEARRLGDALVVLLNSDDSVRRLKGPDRPVTTQDDRIRILQALRSVDAVLVFEEDDPRVALRRLGPDVWVKGGDYDPRSLPETEVVEALGGVVVTLPQLPGRSTTAILETVRGLDDRDPGSHAGSHVPEPAHAAPEHLGDGDVLVLRALGLGDALTGIAPLRGIRRLLPDHRIVLAAPEGIGAWLTGLGLVDAVLPSSGLTDLPTTGGGHMAVNLHGRGPRSHAVLEATGPRRLIAFADPVSGRHGPRWCADEHEVDRWCRLVTAAGGPCGPADLRLRAHHPVMPGAPVVLHPGAAAGSRRWPRERWRTVAAALARAGHRVLITGSEGERELARAVAVGIDGVTDLSGTLDLDGLTRTVSRASLVLSGDTGIAHLATALAVPSVVLFGPTPPALWGPRIDPELHTVLWHGSTGPDADRPGDPHAEALDPRLERVTVTEVLEAAAHHLAARPPAPGGGGAGASELAAVPCVVHPDPIEGAP; this is encoded by the coding sequence ATGAGCACCCTGCGGATCGTGGTGGTGGGGGACGCCCTGCTGGACCGGGACATCGACGGCTCGTCCACGCGACTGGCACCGGACGCCCCGGTGCCCGTGGTCGACGTCGCGACCACGCGCTCGAGCCCCGGAGGAGCCGGGCTCGCGGCGCTGCTGTGTGCCGAGACACCGGCGGACCAGGATGCCGAGGCCCCCGCCGTCGAGGTCACCCTGCTCGCCCCGCTGGCCGATGACGAGGCCGGCCGGGAGCTCGTCGCGACCCTGGGACCGGTTCGCATCGCCCGTCTCGGCCACCGCGGCGCCACTCGGACCAAGACCCGCGTCCGCAGCGGCGGACACGGCCTCGCCCGCCTCGACGAGGGCGGGCCGGGCACCCCCGTCGACGTCGACGCCGAACATGTCGCCCGTGTCCTGGCGGCCGCCGACGCCGTGCTGGTCTCCGACTACGGAGGCGGCATCACGCACGACCCGGCCGTCCGCGCGGCGCTCACCGACCACGCCCTGGCCGGCGGCATCGTGGTCTGGGATCCACATCCGCGCGGTGCGCCCCCCGTGCCCGGGTGCGCGCTCGTCACGCCCAACCGGGCCGAGGCGGAGGCCCTCTGCGGACCGGTGACCGAGGAGTCGGCCGTCTCGGGCCAGGAGCTGGCCGCCCGGCTGCGCGAGCAGTGGGACGCCCACGCCGTCGTCGTCACGGCCGGCGGTGACGGCGCGCACCTCGCGACCGCCGATGCGAGCGTGCACGTCCCCGCGCGCGCCGTCCATGACGGTGATCCGTGCGGTGCCGGCGACCGGTTCGCCTCGACCGCGGCGCTCGCCCTCGCCGCCCACCTCGCCCCGCCGGTCGCCGTCGAGCGCGCCGTCGCCGCCTCCGGGCAGTGGGTCGCAGCGGGCGGGGCCGCGGCCTTCCGGGCGCGCGCGGCGGAGAGGCCCGCCGCGCACGGCCTCGGCACGGACCTGCCGATCGACGTGCGCACCGTGGTCGAGGACGTGCGGCGCCGTGGCGGCCGCCTGGTCGCCACGGGAGGCTGCTTCGACGTCCTGCACGCCGGTCACGTCCGCTGCCTCGAGGAGGCCCGCCGCCTCGGTGACGCCCTCGTCGTGCTGCTGAACTCGGACGACTCCGTCCGGCGTCTCAAGGGCCCGGACCGCCCCGTCACCACCCAGGACGATCGCATCCGCATCCTCCAGGCGCTGCGCAGCGTCGACGCCGTGCTCGTCTTCGAGGAGGACGATCCGCGCGTCGCCCTGCGCCGACTCGGCCCGGACGTCTGGGTCAAGGGCGGTGACTACGACCCCCGCAGCCTCCCGGAGACGGAGGTCGTCGAGGCCCTCGGCGGCGTCGTCGTCACGCTCCCGCAGCTGCCGGGTCGATCGACCACCGCGATCCTGGAGACGGTCCGCGGTCTCGACGACCGTGACCCGGGGAGCCATGCCGGGAGCCACGTCCCGGAGCCTGCTCACGCCGCCCCGGAGCATCTCGGGGACGGTGACGTGCTCGTGCTGCGCGCTCTCGGTCTGGGCGATGCGCTGACCGGCATCGCCCCACTGCGGGGCATCCGCCGGCTCCTGCCCGACCATCGGATCGTGCTGGCCGCGCCGGAGGGCATCGGCGCCTGGCTCACGGGCCTCGGACTGGTCGACGCCGTGCTGCCGAGCTCCGGGCTCACTGATCTGCCGACGACGGGCGGAGGCCACATGGCCGTCAACCTGCACGGCCGCGGACCCCGCAGCCATGCCGTGCTGGAGGCGACCGGGCCGCGCCGCCTGATCGCCTTCGCGGACCCCGTCAGCGGACGGCACGGCCCGCGCTGGTGCGCCGACGAGCACGAGGTGGATCGCTGGTGCCGCCTGGTCACCGCCGCGGGCGGCCCGTGCGGACCGGCCGACCTCCGCCTCCGGGCCCATCACCCCGTCATGCCGGGTGCCCCCGTCGTGCTCCACCCCGGTGCCGCGGCCGGGTCCCGTCGCTGGCCCCGCGAGCGGTGGCGCACCGTGGCCGCCGCGCTCGCGCGGGCCGGGCACCGCGTGCTGATCACGGGCTCCGAGGGCGAGCGCGAGCTGGCGAGGGCCGTCGCCGTGGGGATCGACGGCGTGACCGACCTGTCGGGCACCCTCGACCTCGACGGCCTCACGCGGACCGTCTCCCGGGCATCTCTCGTCCTGAGCGGCGACACCGGCATCGCCCACCTCGCCACGGCGCTCGCCGTGCCGTCGGTGGTGCTGTTCGGGCCCACACCTCCCGCTCTCTGGGGGCCCCGCATCGATCCTGAGCTGCACACCGTGCTGTGGCACGGTTCGACCGGTCCCGACGCCGACCGTCCGGGCGATCCCCATGCCGAGGCGCTCGACCCGCGCCTGGAACGGGTGACCGTCACCGAGGTGCTGGAGGCGGCCGCCCACCATCTCGCGGCCCGCCCGCCTGCGCCGGGAGGCGGGGGCGCCGGTGCCTCCGAGCTCGCCGCCGTCCCCTGCGTCGTCCACCCCGATCCGATCGAAGGAGCACCATGA
- a CDS encoding glycosyltransferase, with protein sequence MRLAMISEHASPLAALGGVDAGGQNVVVAALAQHLARRGHDVTVYTRRDDPDLAESVDLADGVRVVHVPAGPPAPLPKDELEPFMDDFGRWTARHWSTVGTPDLVHAHFWMSGIAARRAAAAAGIPVVQTFHALGVVKRRHQGSADTSPPDRLDVERELAAGADLVLATCRDEREELLALGADPARIEIVPCGVDLDAFTPSPPPGEARPPRILSLGRLVERKGVETLVRALAQLTATDGLEDTELVIAGGPDRDDLDGDPEALRLRAVARECGVAERVHLLGRIDHETIGELLADTDVVACAPWYEPFGMVPLEAMAAGRPIVGSAVGGFLDTIEHERTGLHVPPRDASATAAALRRILTDPREAAEMGRAGRERVERLYGWERVAEATERAYRQVLSRYRGRRPSGDRAGRWLERHLDELRTASARASAHATTIDRWGAHLAGVLTAGGRLLAAGNGGSAAEAQHLTAELVGRFVDERVPLSALCLSSETSSLTALLNDYGRDEVFARQVAAHGRSGDVLVLLSTSGRSSNVLAAAERARACGLRVWALTGPGPNPLAGLADEAIAVDAPSGSVVQELHLALVHALCAAVDARLLPVSTSTATTATSPAPTVALAPPTPIPAAASAETGGRA encoded by the coding sequence ATGAGACTTGCCATGATCTCCGAGCACGCCAGCCCCCTCGCCGCCCTCGGCGGCGTCGACGCCGGGGGCCAGAACGTCGTGGTCGCCGCCCTCGCACAGCACCTCGCACGACGCGGCCACGACGTGACCGTCTACACCCGACGCGACGATCCCGACCTCGCCGAGAGCGTCGACCTCGCCGACGGCGTCCGCGTGGTCCACGTGCCGGCAGGGCCTCCCGCGCCACTGCCCAAGGACGAGCTCGAGCCGTTCATGGACGACTTCGGACGCTGGACCGCCCGGCACTGGTCCACCGTCGGGACCCCCGACCTCGTGCACGCCCATTTCTGGATGTCGGGCATCGCCGCGCGACGCGCCGCCGCCGCCGCGGGCATCCCCGTCGTGCAGACGTTCCATGCGCTCGGCGTGGTCAAGCGCCGCCATCAGGGCTCGGCCGACACCAGCCCGCCGGACCGGCTTGACGTCGAGCGGGAGCTCGCGGCCGGTGCCGATCTGGTGCTGGCGACGTGCCGTGACGAGCGCGAGGAGCTGCTCGCCCTCGGCGCCGATCCCGCCCGCATCGAGATCGTGCCCTGCGGCGTCGATCTCGACGCCTTCACGCCGTCGCCCCCGCCCGGCGAGGCGCGGCCGCCTCGCATCCTGTCGCTCGGACGCCTGGTCGAGCGCAAGGGCGTCGAGACGCTCGTGCGCGCCCTCGCCCAGCTCACCGCGACCGACGGACTCGAGGACACCGAGCTGGTGATCGCCGGCGGGCCGGACCGCGACGACCTCGACGGGGACCCCGAGGCGCTCCGCCTACGTGCCGTCGCCCGGGAGTGCGGCGTCGCCGAGCGCGTGCACTTGCTCGGGCGCATCGACCACGAGACGATCGGCGAGCTGCTCGCCGACACGGACGTCGTCGCCTGCGCCCCGTGGTACGAGCCCTTCGGCATGGTCCCGCTCGAGGCCATGGCCGCGGGCCGGCCGATCGTGGGCAGCGCCGTCGGAGGGTTCCTGGACACCATCGAGCACGAGCGCACGGGACTGCACGTCCCGCCGCGGGACGCGTCCGCGACGGCCGCCGCCCTGCGCCGGATCCTGACGGACCCGCGAGAGGCCGCCGAGATGGGCCGCGCCGGCCGCGAGCGCGTCGAGCGCCTCTACGGCTGGGAACGCGTCGCCGAGGCGACCGAGCGGGCGTATCGCCAGGTGCTGAGCCGCTACCGCGGACGGCGTCCCTCGGGTGACCGGGCCGGCCGGTGGCTCGAGCGCCACCTCGACGAGCTGCGGACCGCATCGGCCCGCGCCTCCGCGCACGCGACGACCATCGACCGCTGGGGGGCTCACCTCGCGGGCGTGCTCACCGCGGGAGGGCGCCTGCTGGCAGCCGGCAACGGGGGCAGCGCCGCCGAGGCGCAGCACCTCACCGCGGAGCTCGTCGGGCGCTTCGTCGACGAACGCGTCCCCCTGTCCGCCCTCTGCCTGTCGTCCGAGACGTCGAGCCTGACCGCGCTGCTCAACGACTACGGCCGCGACGAGGTGTTCGCTCGGCAGGTCGCGGCCCATGGCCGGAGCGGCGACGTCCTCGTGCTGCTGTCCACGAGCGGCCGCAGCTCCAACGTGCTCGCAGCCGCCGAGCGGGCCCGCGCGTGCGGTCTGAGGGTCTGGGCGCTCACCGGACCCGGCCCCAATCCGCTGGCCGGTCTCGCGGACGAGGCGATCGCCGTCGACGCACCGAGCGGCTCGGTGGTCCAGGAGCTCCACCTGGCCCTCGTGCACGCCCTGTGCGCCGCCGTCGACGCGCGCCTGCTCCCCGTCTCGACGTCGACGGCCACGACCGCGACCTCTCCGGCGCCGACGGTCGCGCTCGCACCGCCGACCCCGATCCCGGCCGCGGCGAGCGCGGAGACGGGCGGACGCGCATGA